In Penaeus chinensis breed Huanghai No. 1 chromosome 26, ASM1920278v2, whole genome shotgun sequence, a single genomic region encodes these proteins:
- the LOC125038858 gene encoding condensin complex subunit 1-like isoform X1: MMDTFDFVIPLSLDALQESTSTRQYVVYNISTSKEIPKKIQEAQVAFRQDGPHFIIKAQNFDVLYSVLVSFGSVDGEFRQRSWELLLKAMSKVTAELALLLDEGDLSAKERHQWLNVLKMTTYIACNLTESFENEYNKPSTDTLVLGKGRKKSARKSDDGTDWEEERNRMLVQLFSVLQHPLHRLWEPPIMEEDFVNLIANCCYKILESPTMNLARTKSTRDSIFQIIGTLVKKFNHGLACSLKLMQLLQHFEHMVVPCAQGVILLIESFGNTTVVSEMVREIAKVDARELMKDTSGLRNFSQFLVEVSEKCPQVMLPSLSLLVNFLHEEASGMRNCVLSILGSIVLRVLSSEQLDPKSRDLRDQCLDHLEDHIHDIHAFVRSKVLHIWNGLVSEKAVPLRRQQQVLKLTLGRLKDKSSHVRKSAVQLLTAFLKGNPFAAKLPLEELEGQHEEELKKLKEMDPKAALDLSAEEENKPQVEKTVTGRELWAAMLPEVVAIVLEVVDEGGTEDDDDDEDSLEEDASLNDAVLEIAEALNSSKIRRAVKLLECALEMFHGAEVFGYDPEIHSSKAYKKLSKDEELTDHQIRHLVVLERIFLSAKEMEESKNRPAEEEKMDEDKKPEEEGEEEKEETEEMRAEKEAQAEVTKQKLLVNYLKDSVCFAKLFNKGLPVLCQLLSSKHVSDVLEAVQFFVTAFEFGLLNAMTGVRRMLALVWSKEQAVKDAVIGAYQRLYINIEAPNERARAQHIVRNLSALITGATLGERTSMEEIIAQFVNSGDITKQCLTLLWERFTKTLPDTTDDESLAGLVLLAMCANSEAHIVSSNIGVLVNSGLGERGLHNFTLVKETCTALLKLSPAKPKTDDPNPPNRFNRDHEIFERLTKILLEGLNILEDRQYSPMAVEAVSLIYSLAEHPDLICGEILQEMSKIMLSHHTEAADSASDGSQPETEDIKVPVGILTRFFVFVGQVALRQLIHLDTYVFSELKRRNYLKEEMETEKKKKKKKRNIRKSLATSATEASMIRGGSQDGDMDEEMGLTGAVADDMEAEYIRSICETEIVKADNLLALVKPVILAVCTNPAKYADAELRTASTLALAKFMMISSDLCEDNLQLLFTILEKSEDHAIRANIVIALGDLSFRFPNQLEPWTPRIYARLRDGSPKVRQNTLTILTHLILNDMVKVKGQISDIALCITDDDPRISGLAKLFFSELARKGNALYNVLPDIISRLSDTELGIEEKRYRTIIGHILNLVQKDKQLETLVEKLCHRFQATVTTRQWRDISYCLSLFSYNEKSIRKLSENFSCYADKLFEPEVYEFFLGILASARKLVKPEMKVLIEELESRMQESHEKGVEDENVLNKAASAKTKAKNVKNSEKGAKGRIRGRRRKESSSEDEEKTEEEEEEDEGEEEEEAEETRSQLHPAHRQNKENQRMTRRSGNMEKPHKKKVTISTDSDEDDSKVSTPPKRKSGRMSHVKPLSENSSRLSRSSRRK; the protein is encoded by the exons ATG ATGGATACCTTCGACTTCGTAATCCCCCTGAGCCTTGACGCCCTGCAGGAGTCGACCAGCACGCGGCAGTACGTCGTGTATAACATCTCCACAAGCAAGGAGATCCCCAAAAAGATTCAGG AAGCACAAGTGGCCTTCCGTCAAGATGGCCCGCATTTCATCATCAAGGCACAGAACTTTGACGTGCTGTATAGTGTCCTGGTTAGCTTTGGCAGCGTGGATGGAGAGTTTCGGCAGCGCTCGTGGGAGCTCCTCCTTAAAG CGATGTCCAAGGTAACGGCTGAATTGGCACTGCTTCTGGACGAGGGGGACCTGAGCGCCAAGGAACGACATCAATGGCTCAATGTCCTCAAGATGACCACGTACATTGCCTGCAACCTCACTGAATCCTTCGAGAATGAGTACAACAAACCCTCCACTGACACCCTGGTTTTAGGGAAG GGAAGGAAGAAGTCGGCAAGGAAGTCCGATGACGGGACggactgggaggaggagaggaaccgCATGCTGGTCCAGCTGTTCTCTGTCCTGCAGCACCCTTTGCACCGCCTGTGGGAGCCACCCATTATGGAGGAGGATTTTGTCAA CCTCATAGCCAACTGTTGCTACAAGATTCTGGAGTCCCCCACCATGAACTTGGCAAGGACCAAGTCGACACGAGACTCAATATTCCAGATCATCGGCACACTCGTCAAGAAGTTCAACCATGGTCTTGCTTGTTCACTAAAGCTCATGCAG CTGTTGCAGCACTTTGAGCACATGGTTGTCCCGTGTGCCCAGGGTGTGATCCTTCTGATCGAGTCCTTTGGCAACACCACAGTCGTGtcagagatggtgagggagatcgCGAAGGTGGACGCACGAGAGCTCATGAAGGATACTTCGGGCTTGCGTAACTTCTCCCAGTTCCTGGTGGAGGTATCGGAGAAGTGCCCCCAGGTCATGCTGCCCTCACTCAGCCTGCTCGTTAACTTCCTGCatgaggag GCATCGGGCATGAGGAATTGCGTGCTGTCCATCCTGGGTTCCATTGTGTTGAGGGTCCTGAGCAGTGAGCAGCTGGACCCTAAGAGCCGAGACCTGCGCGACCAGTGTCTCGACCACCTCGAGGACCACATCCACGACATTCATGCCTTTGTGCGCAGTAAA GTCTTACACATCTGGAACGGCCTTGTGAGTGAAAAGGCTGTACCCCTGCGCAGACAGCAGCAGGTCCTGAAGCTCACCCTAGGGCGCCTGAAGGACAAGTCATCGCATGTGAGGAAGAGCGCAGTTCAGTTGCTGACTGCTTTCCTGAAGGGCAACCCATTTGCAGCAAAG CTCCCCCTGGAAGAACTGGAAGGCCAACATGAAGAAGAGCTCAAGAAACTAAAGGAAATGGACCCTAAGGCTGCTTTGGACTTGTCagcagaagaggaaaataaaccgCAGGTAGAAAAGACCGTCACTGGAAGGGAGCTGTGGGCTGCCATGTTGCCTGAGGTGGTCGCCATTGTTTTGGAAGTTGTTGATGAag GTGGCactgaggacgatgatgatgatgaagactccTTAGAGGAAGATGCCTCACTAAATGATGCAGTTTTGGAGATTGCAGAGGCTTTGAACTCCAGCAAGATCAGAAGAGCTGTCAAACTGCTGGAGTGCGCCCTAGAAATGTTTCACGGGGCTGAAGTGTTTGG CTATGATCCCGAGATCCATTCCTCCAAAGCGTACAAAAAGCTGAGCAAGGATGAGGAGCTGACGGACCACCAGATCCGCCACCTGGTCGTGCTGGAGCGCATCTTCCTGTCTgccaaggagatggaggagagcaaAAACAGGCCAgctgaggaggagaagatggatgaGGACAAGAAgcctgaggaggagggggaggaggagaaagaggagacggaggaaatgAGGGCAGAGAAGGAGGCCCAGGCAGAGGTGACCAAGCAGAAGCTCTTGGTCAACTACTTGAAG GATTCTGTTTGTTTTGCTAAACTGTTCAACAAAGGCTTGCCAGTTCTCTGCCAGCTGCTGAGCAGCAAACATGTATCAGATGTGTTAGAAGCAGTACAATTCTTCGTAACAG CCTTTGAGTTTGGCCTTCTTAATGCCATGACCGGTGTGCGTCGCATGTTGGCCCTGGTGTGGAGCAAGGAGCAGGCTGTCAAGGACGCAGTTATTGGGGCTTATCAGCGCCTGTACATTAACATTGAAGCTCCAAATGAAAG GGCCCGTGCTCAACACATTGTAAGGAACCTCTCAGCCCTTATTACCGGTGCAACCCTAGGCGAGAGGACATCCATGGAGGAAATTATAGCACAGTTTGTGAATTCCG GTGACATTACTAAGCAGTGCCTAACCTTGCTTTGGGAACGCTTCACCAAGACCCTGCCTGACACCACAGATGATGAGTCACTGGCAGGACTCGTTCTCCTCGCCATGTGTGCCAA ctcaGAAGCGCACATTGTCTCGAGCAACATTGGGGTCCTGGTGAACTCTGGCCTGGGCGAGAGAGGCCTGCACAACTTCACTCTTGTCAAGGAGACCTGCACTGCCTTGTTGAAGCTATCCCCAGCCAAGCCAAAAACGGATGACCCAAATCCACCCAACAG GTTTAACCGAGACCACGAGATCTTCGAGCGCCTTACCAAGATCTTGCTGGAAGGTCTGAACATCCTCGAAGATCGTCAGTATTCTCCCATGGCTGTTGAGGCCGTTAGTCTGATTTATTCG TTGGCAGAACATCCTGACCTCATCTGCGGAGAGATTCTTCAAGAGATGAGCAAGATCATGCTTTCACATCACACAGAAGCAGCAGACTCAGCAAGTGATGGCTCTCAGCCAGAG ACTGAAGATATCAAGGTCCCCGTAGGCATCCTGACACGATTCTTCGTGTTTGTGGGCCAAGTGGCTCTGCGTCAGCTGATTCACCTCGACACCTATGTGTTCTCTGAGCTGAAGCGCAGAAATTACctcaaagaggagatggaaacagagaagaaaaagaaaaagaagaaaaggaacataaGGAAATCACTAGCCACCTCTGCTACTGAGGCTTCCATGATCAGAGGG GGATCCCAAGATGGAGACATGGACGAGGAGATGGGCCTGACTGGGGCAGTGGCAGACGACATGGAGGCAGAGTACATCCGCTCCATCTGCGAGACAGAGATCGTTAAAGCTGACAACCTCCTCGCTCTTGTCAA GCCAGTTATTTTGGCTGTATGCACCAACCCGGCAAAGTACGCAGATGCAGAGCTACGGACGGCTTCAACCCTAGCCCTGGCCAAGTTCATGATGATATCTTCAGACTTATGCGAAGATAATCTGCAG CTCCTGTTCACCATCTTGGAGAAGTCCGAAGATCATGCGATACGTGCCAACATAGTCATTGCCCTGGGAGACTTGTCCTTCCGGTTCCCGAACCAGCTAGAGCCTTGGACCCCACGAATCTATGCCAG ATTAAGAGACGGTTCCCCGAAAGTGCGACAGAACACCCTGACAATCCTCACCCATCTCATCCTTAATGATATGGTCAAGGTTAAAGGACAGATATCTGACATTGCTCTCTGCATCACCGATGACGATCCACGGATATCAG GTTTGGCAAAACTTTTCTTCAGTGAGCTTGCCAGGAAGGGCAATGCCTTGTATAACGTTCTCCCCGACATCATCTCGCGCTTGTCTGACACGGAACTAGGAATTGAAGAGAAACGCTACAGAACAATCATTGG gCACATACTGAACTTGGTACAAAAGGACAAACAGCTGGAAACATTAGTGGAGAAGCTTTGCCATCGATTCCAAGCAACCGTCACCACAAGACAGTGGAGAGACATTTCCTACTGCCTGTCACTGTTCTCATACAA TGAGAAGAGCATCAGAAAGCTCAGCGAGAACTTCTCGTGCTATGCTGACAAGCTCTTCGAGCCAGAAGTGTACGAGTTCTTCCTGGGCATCCTTGCCAGTGCCCGCAAACTGGTCAAGCCAGAGATGAAAGTCCTGATCGAGGAGTTGGAGAGTAGGATGCAGGAGAGCCACGAGAAGGGCGTGGAAGACGAGAATGTCCTCAACAAAGCTGCCAGCGccaagacgaaggcgaagaatgTGAAAAACTCAG AGAAAGGGGCCAAAGGCAGAATAAGAGGCAGAAGACGCAAAGAGAGTTCCagcgaagatgaagaaaaaactgaagaggaagaggaagaggacgagggggaggaggaggaagaggcagaggaaactCGCTCACAGTTACACCCAGCTCACCGTCAGAATAAGG AAAATCAGAGAATGACAAGACGATCAGGCAACATGGAGAAGCCGCACAAGAAGAAAGTCACCATCAGCACCGACTCAGACGAAGACGACAGCAAGGTCTCGACTCCACCCAAGAGGAAGTCAGGGAGAATGTCCCATGTGAAGCCGCTCTCGGAAAACTCTTCCCGACTCTCGAGGTCCTCCAGACGGAAATGA
- the LOC125038858 gene encoding condensin complex subunit 1-like isoform X2 has translation MDTFDFVIPLSLDALQESTSTRQYVVYNISTSKEIPKKIQEAQVAFRQDGPHFIIKAQNFDVLYSVLVSFGSVDGEFRQRSWELLLKAMSKVTAELALLLDEGDLSAKERHQWLNVLKMTTYIACNLTESFENEYNKPSTDTLVLGKQGRKKSARKSDDGTDWEEERNRMLVQLFSVLQHPLHRLWEPPIMEEDFVNLIANCCYKILESPTMNLARTKSTRDSIFQIIGTLVKKFNHGLACSLKLMQLLQHFEHMVVPCAQGVILLIESFGNTTVVSEMVREIAKVDARELMKDTSGLRNFSQFLVEVSEKCPQVMLPSLSLLVNFLHEEASGMRNCVLSILGSIVLRVLSSEQLDPKSRDLRDQCLDHLEDHIHDIHAFVRSKVLHIWNGLVSEKAVPLRRQQQVLKLTLGRLKDKSSHVRKSAVQLLTAFLKGNPFAAKLPLEELEGQHEEELKKLKEMDPKAALDLSAEEENKPQVEKTVTGRELWAAMLPEVVAIVLEVVDEGGTEDDDDDEDSLEEDASLNDAVLEIAEALNSSKIRRAVKLLECALEMFHGAEVFGYDPEIHSSKAYKKLSKDEELTDHQIRHLVVLERIFLSAKEMEESKNRPAEEEKMDEDKKPEEEGEEEKEETEEMRAEKEAQAEVTKQKLLVNYLKDSVCFAKLFNKGLPVLCQLLSSKHVSDVLEAVQFFVTAFEFGLLNAMTGVRRMLALVWSKEQAVKDAVIGAYQRLYINIEAPNERARAQHIVRNLSALITGATLGERTSMEEIIAQFVNSGDITKQCLTLLWERFTKTLPDTTDDESLAGLVLLAMCANSEAHIVSSNIGVLVNSGLGERGLHNFTLVKETCTALLKLSPAKPKTDDPNPPNRFNRDHEIFERLTKILLEGLNILEDRQYSPMAVEAVSLIYSLAEHPDLICGEILQEMSKIMLSHHTEAADSASDGSQPETEDIKVPVGILTRFFVFVGQVALRQLIHLDTYVFSELKRRNYLKEEMETEKKKKKKKRNIRKSLATSATEASMIRGGSQDGDMDEEMGLTGAVADDMEAEYIRSICETEIVKADNLLALVKPVILAVCTNPAKYADAELRTASTLALAKFMMISSDLCEDNLQLLFTILEKSEDHAIRANIVIALGDLSFRFPNQLEPWTPRIYARLRDGSPKVRQNTLTILTHLILNDMVKVKGQISDIALCITDDDPRISGLAKLFFSELARKGNALYNVLPDIISRLSDTELGIEEKRYRTIIGHILNLVQKDKQLETLVEKLCHRFQATVTTRQWRDISYCLSLFSYNEKSIRKLSENFSCYADKLFEPEVYEFFLGILASARKLVKPEMKVLIEELESRMQESHEKGVEDENVLNKAASAKTKAKNVKNSEKGAKGRIRGRRRKESSSEDEEKTEEEEEEDEGEEEEEAEETRSQLHPAHRQNKENQRMTRRSGNMEKPHKKKVTISTDSDEDDSKVSTPPKRKSGRMSHVKPLSENSSRLSRSSRRK, from the exons ATGGATACCTTCGACTTCGTAATCCCCCTGAGCCTTGACGCCCTGCAGGAGTCGACCAGCACGCGGCAGTACGTCGTGTATAACATCTCCACAAGCAAGGAGATCCCCAAAAAGATTCAGG AAGCACAAGTGGCCTTCCGTCAAGATGGCCCGCATTTCATCATCAAGGCACAGAACTTTGACGTGCTGTATAGTGTCCTGGTTAGCTTTGGCAGCGTGGATGGAGAGTTTCGGCAGCGCTCGTGGGAGCTCCTCCTTAAAG CGATGTCCAAGGTAACGGCTGAATTGGCACTGCTTCTGGACGAGGGGGACCTGAGCGCCAAGGAACGACATCAATGGCTCAATGTCCTCAAGATGACCACGTACATTGCCTGCAACCTCACTGAATCCTTCGAGAATGAGTACAACAAACCCTCCACTGACACCCTGGTTTTAGGGAAG CAGGGAAGGAAGAAGTCGGCAAGGAAGTCCGATGACGGGACggactgggaggaggagaggaaccgCATGCTGGTCCAGCTGTTCTCTGTCCTGCAGCACCCTTTGCACCGCCTGTGGGAGCCACCCATTATGGAGGAGGATTTTGTCAA CCTCATAGCCAACTGTTGCTACAAGATTCTGGAGTCCCCCACCATGAACTTGGCAAGGACCAAGTCGACACGAGACTCAATATTCCAGATCATCGGCACACTCGTCAAGAAGTTCAACCATGGTCTTGCTTGTTCACTAAAGCTCATGCAG CTGTTGCAGCACTTTGAGCACATGGTTGTCCCGTGTGCCCAGGGTGTGATCCTTCTGATCGAGTCCTTTGGCAACACCACAGTCGTGtcagagatggtgagggagatcgCGAAGGTGGACGCACGAGAGCTCATGAAGGATACTTCGGGCTTGCGTAACTTCTCCCAGTTCCTGGTGGAGGTATCGGAGAAGTGCCCCCAGGTCATGCTGCCCTCACTCAGCCTGCTCGTTAACTTCCTGCatgaggag GCATCGGGCATGAGGAATTGCGTGCTGTCCATCCTGGGTTCCATTGTGTTGAGGGTCCTGAGCAGTGAGCAGCTGGACCCTAAGAGCCGAGACCTGCGCGACCAGTGTCTCGACCACCTCGAGGACCACATCCACGACATTCATGCCTTTGTGCGCAGTAAA GTCTTACACATCTGGAACGGCCTTGTGAGTGAAAAGGCTGTACCCCTGCGCAGACAGCAGCAGGTCCTGAAGCTCACCCTAGGGCGCCTGAAGGACAAGTCATCGCATGTGAGGAAGAGCGCAGTTCAGTTGCTGACTGCTTTCCTGAAGGGCAACCCATTTGCAGCAAAG CTCCCCCTGGAAGAACTGGAAGGCCAACATGAAGAAGAGCTCAAGAAACTAAAGGAAATGGACCCTAAGGCTGCTTTGGACTTGTCagcagaagaggaaaataaaccgCAGGTAGAAAAGACCGTCACTGGAAGGGAGCTGTGGGCTGCCATGTTGCCTGAGGTGGTCGCCATTGTTTTGGAAGTTGTTGATGAag GTGGCactgaggacgatgatgatgatgaagactccTTAGAGGAAGATGCCTCACTAAATGATGCAGTTTTGGAGATTGCAGAGGCTTTGAACTCCAGCAAGATCAGAAGAGCTGTCAAACTGCTGGAGTGCGCCCTAGAAATGTTTCACGGGGCTGAAGTGTTTGG CTATGATCCCGAGATCCATTCCTCCAAAGCGTACAAAAAGCTGAGCAAGGATGAGGAGCTGACGGACCACCAGATCCGCCACCTGGTCGTGCTGGAGCGCATCTTCCTGTCTgccaaggagatggaggagagcaaAAACAGGCCAgctgaggaggagaagatggatgaGGACAAGAAgcctgaggaggagggggaggaggagaaagaggagacggaggaaatgAGGGCAGAGAAGGAGGCCCAGGCAGAGGTGACCAAGCAGAAGCTCTTGGTCAACTACTTGAAG GATTCTGTTTGTTTTGCTAAACTGTTCAACAAAGGCTTGCCAGTTCTCTGCCAGCTGCTGAGCAGCAAACATGTATCAGATGTGTTAGAAGCAGTACAATTCTTCGTAACAG CCTTTGAGTTTGGCCTTCTTAATGCCATGACCGGTGTGCGTCGCATGTTGGCCCTGGTGTGGAGCAAGGAGCAGGCTGTCAAGGACGCAGTTATTGGGGCTTATCAGCGCCTGTACATTAACATTGAAGCTCCAAATGAAAG GGCCCGTGCTCAACACATTGTAAGGAACCTCTCAGCCCTTATTACCGGTGCAACCCTAGGCGAGAGGACATCCATGGAGGAAATTATAGCACAGTTTGTGAATTCCG GTGACATTACTAAGCAGTGCCTAACCTTGCTTTGGGAACGCTTCACCAAGACCCTGCCTGACACCACAGATGATGAGTCACTGGCAGGACTCGTTCTCCTCGCCATGTGTGCCAA ctcaGAAGCGCACATTGTCTCGAGCAACATTGGGGTCCTGGTGAACTCTGGCCTGGGCGAGAGAGGCCTGCACAACTTCACTCTTGTCAAGGAGACCTGCACTGCCTTGTTGAAGCTATCCCCAGCCAAGCCAAAAACGGATGACCCAAATCCACCCAACAG GTTTAACCGAGACCACGAGATCTTCGAGCGCCTTACCAAGATCTTGCTGGAAGGTCTGAACATCCTCGAAGATCGTCAGTATTCTCCCATGGCTGTTGAGGCCGTTAGTCTGATTTATTCG TTGGCAGAACATCCTGACCTCATCTGCGGAGAGATTCTTCAAGAGATGAGCAAGATCATGCTTTCACATCACACAGAAGCAGCAGACTCAGCAAGTGATGGCTCTCAGCCAGAG ACTGAAGATATCAAGGTCCCCGTAGGCATCCTGACACGATTCTTCGTGTTTGTGGGCCAAGTGGCTCTGCGTCAGCTGATTCACCTCGACACCTATGTGTTCTCTGAGCTGAAGCGCAGAAATTACctcaaagaggagatggaaacagagaagaaaaagaaaaagaagaaaaggaacataaGGAAATCACTAGCCACCTCTGCTACTGAGGCTTCCATGATCAGAGGG GGATCCCAAGATGGAGACATGGACGAGGAGATGGGCCTGACTGGGGCAGTGGCAGACGACATGGAGGCAGAGTACATCCGCTCCATCTGCGAGACAGAGATCGTTAAAGCTGACAACCTCCTCGCTCTTGTCAA GCCAGTTATTTTGGCTGTATGCACCAACCCGGCAAAGTACGCAGATGCAGAGCTACGGACGGCTTCAACCCTAGCCCTGGCCAAGTTCATGATGATATCTTCAGACTTATGCGAAGATAATCTGCAG CTCCTGTTCACCATCTTGGAGAAGTCCGAAGATCATGCGATACGTGCCAACATAGTCATTGCCCTGGGAGACTTGTCCTTCCGGTTCCCGAACCAGCTAGAGCCTTGGACCCCACGAATCTATGCCAG ATTAAGAGACGGTTCCCCGAAAGTGCGACAGAACACCCTGACAATCCTCACCCATCTCATCCTTAATGATATGGTCAAGGTTAAAGGACAGATATCTGACATTGCTCTCTGCATCACCGATGACGATCCACGGATATCAG GTTTGGCAAAACTTTTCTTCAGTGAGCTTGCCAGGAAGGGCAATGCCTTGTATAACGTTCTCCCCGACATCATCTCGCGCTTGTCTGACACGGAACTAGGAATTGAAGAGAAACGCTACAGAACAATCATTGG gCACATACTGAACTTGGTACAAAAGGACAAACAGCTGGAAACATTAGTGGAGAAGCTTTGCCATCGATTCCAAGCAACCGTCACCACAAGACAGTGGAGAGACATTTCCTACTGCCTGTCACTGTTCTCATACAA TGAGAAGAGCATCAGAAAGCTCAGCGAGAACTTCTCGTGCTATGCTGACAAGCTCTTCGAGCCAGAAGTGTACGAGTTCTTCCTGGGCATCCTTGCCAGTGCCCGCAAACTGGTCAAGCCAGAGATGAAAGTCCTGATCGAGGAGTTGGAGAGTAGGATGCAGGAGAGCCACGAGAAGGGCGTGGAAGACGAGAATGTCCTCAACAAAGCTGCCAGCGccaagacgaaggcgaagaatgTGAAAAACTCAG AGAAAGGGGCCAAAGGCAGAATAAGAGGCAGAAGACGCAAAGAGAGTTCCagcgaagatgaagaaaaaactgaagaggaagaggaagaggacgagggggaggaggaggaagaggcagaggaaactCGCTCACAGTTACACCCAGCTCACCGTCAGAATAAGG AAAATCAGAGAATGACAAGACGATCAGGCAACATGGAGAAGCCGCACAAGAAGAAAGTCACCATCAGCACCGACTCAGACGAAGACGACAGCAAGGTCTCGACTCCACCCAAGAGGAAGTCAGGGAGAATGTCCCATGTGAAGCCGCTCTCGGAAAACTCTTCCCGACTCTCGAGGTCCTCCAGACGGAAATGA
- the LOC125038859 gene encoding LOW QUALITY PROTEIN: uncharacterized protein LOC125038859 (The sequence of the model RefSeq protein was modified relative to this genomic sequence to represent the inferred CDS: deleted 2 bases in 1 codon): MAKTIVITLPKGLGDGNKMAAPALATASIASRQLGSLLAAGNFGNLVHIIKDEPPQGFPTQGYLEEEMVLGGASSEDKPPARKRQRLDHLSMEEKIMRRKLKNRVAAQTARDRKKQRMDQLEAEIDELRDLTAVLSEQNTCLAEENAELKEMLTKCTCGQDSTESNVNEATNISCDDTQNAAVVVEEVTIPVNNPAGGSAVSQSAEGSGDVGSAPDHGSLNTLLTVGQYSCLGGVSKQNSRNPSQSACQQQASQQFANPSSQEENCEVVGTTPTVLESNWDVADHDYTKGSHTKNELNLSLTPAEDDLITQLTKAMDQVPEISVKDTSPEGVTISVDDVAPQTDNLATPDILKELLDGWFESNIEAQEVSQGASQELNTTPVKEDLQPTNERATSPITKEQILDFLQDKMQSPSHGSSTESESGYDSVTSPRSLGSPEMIDLTSPRPLGSPEPLDQGMELDDSFSELFPSLF; this comes from the exons ATGGCCAAGACGATCGTGATCACCCTCCCGAAGGGGCTGGGCGACGGAAACAAAATGGCGGCTCCGGCGCTGGCCACGGCCTCCATCGCCTCCAGGCAGCTCGGCTCACTCCTCGCCGCAGGGAATTTCGGGAATCTGGTCCACATCATCAAGGACGAGCCGCCGCAGGGATTCCCGACGCAAGGCTacctggaggaggagatggtgctGGGCGGGGCCTCGAGCGAGGACAAGCCCCCcgcgaggaagaggcagagactcGACCACCTCAGCATGGAGGAAAAAATCATGAGGAG AAAATTAAAGAATAGAGTTGCCGCACAGACAGCGCGTGACaggaagaaacagagaatggATCAGCTTGAAGCAGAGATTGATGAACTACGGGACCTAACAGCTGTTTTATCTGAACAGAACACTTGTCTTGCAGAAGAAAATGCAGAACTGAAGGAGATGTTGACAAAATGTACATGTGGACAGGACAGCACAGAGAGCAACGTCAATGAAGCCACAAACATCAGCTGTGACGACACACAGAATGCAGCAGTTGTCGTTGAGGAAGTCACGATCCCTGTCAACAACCCCGCTGGTGGATCAGCAGTATCCCAA TCAGCAGAAGGCAGTGGGGATGTTGGCAGTGCTCCGGATCATGGTTCTCTCAACACTCTGCTCACAGTGGGTCAATACAGCTGCCTTGGCGGTGTTAGCAAACAGAACTCTCGGAACCCTTCCCAGTCTGCCTGCCAGCAACAAGCAAGTCAGCAATTTGCAAACCCTTCCAGTCAAGAAGAGAACTGCGAAGTGGTGGGGACCACACCAACAGTCCTGGAATCCAACTGGGATGTAGCAGACCATGACTATACCAAAGGAAGTCACACAAAGAATGAATTGAACCTGAGCCTTACGCCTGCTGAGGATGACCTTATTACACAACTGACTAAAGCCATGGACCAGGTTCCTGAAATCAGCGTGAAGGACACATCACCAGAAGGTGTCACCATTTCAGTAGATGACGTAGCACCTCAGACAGACAACCTTGCTACACCGGACATTTTAAAGGAACTTCTGGATGGCTGGTTTGAGAGTAACATTGAAGCACAGGAAGTAAGTCAGGGTGCCAGTCAGGAGCTGAACACTACACCAGTGAAGGAGGACCTCCAACCCACAAATGAGAGAGCTACATCACCCATCACCAAGGAACAGATCCTGGATTTCCTGCAAGACAAGATGCAGAGTCCCAGTCATGGGTCGTCCACAGAGTCTGAGTCTGGTTATGATTCCGTCACATCTCCAAGGTCCTTGGGGTCGCCAGAGATGATTGACCTGACGTCCCCAAGGCCTTTGGGGTCGCCTGAGCCACTGGATCAGGGGATGGAACTGGACGACTCTTTCAGTGAATTATTCCCGTCACTGTTTTAG